A genome region from Solirubrobacter pauli includes the following:
- a CDS encoding acetoacetate--CoA ligase: protein MTPPVLWTPPDSLLQRCELGAYRRERGLDTYEELWRWSVDQPEAFWGSIWDRYGLGERGETVLASADMPGAQWFPGALVNYAQRAFQDRDPDALAIIAGGEDREDAQITWGELEAMTRRAAAGLRARGVGKGDRVAAYLPNIPETVAAFLATASLGAVWSSCSPDFGPRSVIDRFAQIEPTVLIAVRRYRYNGREFDRTEALNEITAAMPGAQTLILGEDDWPATDEPLTFERVPFDHPLWVLYSSGTTGLPKAIVQSQGGILLEHLKVLHLHLDAQRGDRLFWFTTTGWMMWNFIVSGLLTEATILLYDGSPGYPSLDALWDFAARTEMTTFGTSASYIGACMKAGTEPARGRDLSALKAVGSTGSPLSPEGFRWIYEHVGQDTWLFSTSGGTDLCTAFVGGVPELPVYEGELQARSLGAAVESWDPDGHPLVGEVGELVLTKPMPSMPIYFWGDDDGSRYREAYFDTYPGVWRHGDWIEITERGTAIISGRSDATINRGGIRMGTAEIYRAVLAVEAVTDALVVDVPVEGEDAWMPLFVVLREGEALTDDVVKAIRKRVREDCSPRHVPSDVIAVKEVPRTLSGKVLELPVKRILMGTPPEQAASRDSLANPAALDPFVALAAERGVSGG, encoded by the coding sequence ATGACGCCGCCGGTTTTGTGGACCCCGCCCGACTCGCTCCTGCAGCGCTGCGAGCTCGGCGCCTACCGCCGCGAACGCGGCCTGGACACGTACGAGGAGCTGTGGCGCTGGTCGGTCGATCAGCCCGAGGCGTTCTGGGGCTCGATCTGGGACCGCTACGGCCTGGGCGAGCGCGGCGAGACCGTGCTTGCGAGCGCCGACATGCCCGGCGCGCAGTGGTTCCCGGGCGCGCTCGTCAACTACGCGCAGCGTGCCTTCCAGGACCGTGATCCCGACGCGCTCGCGATCATCGCGGGCGGCGAGGACCGCGAGGACGCGCAGATCACCTGGGGCGAGCTGGAGGCCATGACGCGACGCGCGGCGGCCGGCCTACGCGCCCGCGGCGTCGGCAAGGGCGACCGCGTCGCCGCCTACCTGCCGAACATCCCCGAGACCGTCGCCGCGTTCCTCGCGACGGCCAGCCTCGGCGCCGTGTGGTCGAGCTGCTCTCCGGACTTCGGGCCGCGCAGCGTGATCGACCGCTTCGCCCAGATCGAGCCGACCGTGCTGATCGCCGTGCGCCGCTACCGCTACAACGGCCGCGAGTTCGACCGGACCGAAGCGCTGAACGAGATCACCGCCGCGATGCCGGGCGCGCAGACCCTGATCCTCGGCGAGGACGACTGGCCCGCGACGGACGAGCCGCTCACGTTCGAGCGCGTCCCCTTCGACCACCCGCTGTGGGTGCTCTACAGCTCCGGCACGACCGGCCTGCCGAAGGCGATCGTGCAGTCCCAGGGCGGCATCCTGCTCGAGCACCTGAAGGTGCTGCACCTGCACCTGGACGCGCAGCGCGGCGACCGCCTGTTCTGGTTCACCACGACCGGCTGGATGATGTGGAACTTCATCGTCTCCGGGCTGCTGACCGAGGCCACGATCCTGCTCTACGACGGCTCGCCCGGCTACCCGTCGCTCGACGCGCTGTGGGACTTCGCCGCGCGCACGGAGATGACGACGTTCGGCACGTCCGCCAGCTACATCGGCGCGTGCATGAAGGCCGGCACCGAGCCCGCCCGCGGGCGTGACCTGAGCGCGCTGAAGGCCGTCGGCTCGACCGGCTCGCCGCTCTCCCCCGAGGGCTTCCGCTGGATCTACGAGCACGTCGGGCAGGACACCTGGCTGTTCTCGACGAGCGGCGGCACCGACCTGTGCACGGCGTTCGTCGGCGGCGTGCCCGAGCTGCCGGTCTACGAGGGCGAGCTGCAGGCGCGCTCGCTCGGCGCCGCGGTGGAGTCCTGGGACCCCGACGGCCACCCGCTGGTCGGCGAAGTCGGCGAGCTCGTGCTGACCAAGCCGATGCCGTCGATGCCGATCTACTTCTGGGGCGACGACGACGGCTCGCGGTACCGCGAGGCCTACTTCGACACCTACCCGGGCGTCTGGCGCCACGGCGACTGGATCGAGATCACCGAGCGCGGCACCGCGATCATCAGCGGCCGCTCCGACGCGACCATCAACCGCGGCGGCATCCGGATGGGCACGGCCGAGATCTACCGCGCCGTGCTGGCCGTCGAGGCCGTCACGGACGCGCTCGTGGTCGACGTGCCGGTCGAGGGCGAGGACGCCTGGATGCCGCTGTTCGTCGTCCTGCGCGAGGGCGAGGCGCTGACCGACGACGTGGTGAAGGCGATCCGGAAGCGCGTCCGTGAGGACTGCTCGCCGCGGCACGTGCCGAGCGACGTGATCGCGGTCAAGGAGGTGCCGCGGACGCTGTCGGGCAAGGTGCTCGAGCTGCCGGTCAAGCGGATCCTGATGGGCACGCCGCCCGAGCAGGCCGCCTCGCGCGACTCGCTCGCGAACCCCGCGGCGCTGGACCCGTTCGTCGCGTTGGCGGCGGAGCGCGGCGTGTCTGGCGGCTAG
- a CDS encoding HipA family kinase, with translation MLRTVTATRYVTPLREGGSLPGIVEADDDGLYVLKFRGAGQGPKALAAEIVAGELARDLGLPVPELVLIELDPALGAAEPDPEIQELIAASAGINLGVDFLPGSLPYNPTEPPDADLAADVVWLDALITNVDRTPRNPNLLRWHGNLWLIDHGASLYAFHGPDPLARAKNAFPPIRDHVLLPAASSIAAADERLAGKADPARAASLVPEDWANGDLYAEFLHERLQAPRVWADV, from the coding sequence GTGCTGCGTACGGTGACCGCCACGCGCTACGTCACCCCGCTGCGCGAGGGAGGCTCGCTGCCGGGCATCGTCGAGGCCGACGACGACGGCCTGTACGTGCTCAAGTTCCGCGGCGCGGGGCAGGGACCGAAGGCGCTGGCCGCCGAGATCGTGGCGGGCGAGCTGGCGCGCGACCTGGGGCTGCCGGTGCCCGAGCTGGTGCTGATCGAGCTCGACCCGGCGCTCGGCGCCGCGGAGCCGGACCCGGAGATCCAGGAGCTGATCGCGGCCTCCGCGGGCATCAACCTCGGCGTCGACTTCCTCCCGGGCTCGCTGCCCTACAACCCGACCGAGCCGCCGGACGCCGACCTCGCCGCCGACGTCGTCTGGCTCGACGCGCTGATCACCAACGTCGACCGCACGCCGCGCAACCCGAACCTGCTGCGCTGGCACGGGAACCTGTGGCTGATCGACCACGGCGCGTCGCTGTACGCCTTCCACGGGCCGGACCCGCTCGCGCGCGCCAAGAACGCCTTCCCGCCGATCCGCGACCACGTGCTGCTGCCTGCGGCCTCGAGCATCGCGGCGGCCGACGAGCGGCTGGCGGGGAAGGCCGATCCGGCGCGCGCCGCCTCGCTCGTGCCGGAGGACTGGGCGAACGGCGACCTCTACGCCGAGTTCCTGCACGAGCGCTTGCAGGCGCCGCGGGTGTGGGCCGATGTCTGA
- a CDS encoding DUF3037 domain-containing protein, whose translation MSERKPFQYAALRIIPRVERGEAVNAGVVLFCRPLRFLGAKTQLDEGLLRALAPQCEPGAVATLLTTMERIAAGDASGGPIAALPASERFHWLVAPASTIVQPGPVHTGLTTDPAGELDRLFVRLVER comes from the coding sequence ATGTCTGAGCGCAAGCCGTTCCAGTACGCGGCGCTGCGGATCATCCCGCGCGTCGAGCGCGGCGAGGCGGTCAACGCCGGCGTGGTGCTGTTCTGCCGGCCGCTGCGGTTCCTCGGCGCGAAGACGCAACTCGACGAAGGGCTGCTGCGCGCGCTGGCGCCGCAGTGCGAGCCGGGCGCGGTGGCGACGTTGCTGACGACGATGGAGCGGATCGCCGCGGGCGACGCGAGCGGCGGGCCGATCGCGGCGCTGCCGGCCTCCGAGCGGTTCCACTGGCTGGTCGCGCCGGCGAGCACGATCGTGCAGCCGGGGCCGGTCCACACCGGGCTGACGACCGATCCGGCGGGTGAGCTGGATCGGCTTTTCGTCCGGCTAGTGGAACGCTGA